AGTTAATTCCAAGACTGAGTACATACAAACTTGTGGAATGTTCAGATCAAGTCTTTTCTCCAGCTCTCCTCGGAGCTGCTTTGAAAACTGCAACAGTTTCCCTACGCATATAAACCCAGCGAAGTTTGGCTTTTGCACTTTCTCCAAGAGAACAGCTCTAACCCCACCTTTCTTCAGAGGTAACAAATCAAGGTCAAActctatttaaaaatcagaggTACTCgcaagtattaaaaataacctACTAAAAATcctattaacattttaaatgttttggcCGGTGTACTAATTATATTGTTTCTTCTGAATCCAGCTTTTATGTCTAATACAAATGGCTTTTGTTGCTGAAACACGGCAAACAACTGAATGTGCTTGCTCTTGTGAAATCAGGAGTTTGGCTGGTTCTGCAAGTACAacttcatttctgtttatttttagcagTAATAGGCaggaataaaaacatttctgtgatggGAAACTACATGAGCTGTCCCTCAGCGAGGTTCAGTGCTTCCACACAGACCCCCtgtccccaaaagagctttgaTGGAGCCAAGGCAGTGATGGATCCCCTCCAGCCACTGCCCTGAGGAGTCCTCTGCTCAAGGAAGGCTTTCGCattgcagaggaagaaagcacCTGAATTAAAATAACTCAGTGCTAAATTGGCCAGTTCTCTCTGCTTAGTTTTGAAGAGTTCCTGTTCCTCCCCCTCACTACCTGCAGTTCTTGTCCTCCTTAGAGGGTTTTATAGGAGGAAGAcaaataaagggagaaaaagctaTGGCAATAGTCTACCATGCTGTCATCCACCTCCTAATGGGTGTATTGGGATTAATCCTTTTGCCTAACAAAGGGCAGAAGAGACAACTCCTATCTGGCTCAGGACTGGAAACACTCAAAACTGCTGGTGCAAACTCACGCTACAGCCAAGAGTGTTTGGTTCCTGTACAAATGCCGTCACTACCCCAGGCAATGAGAGCTTCAGGACCAATCTTTTCATccagggagctctgctctgtcaTGGCAGCCAGAGCCTGGCAAAAGGAAGGATCTCTTGAGTCAGATTAGACAACATCAAAATTTTGCAGCAGTTATTTTGAGCCCTGATGTTCTCACAGTTAAAAGCTGTGGGTCCAGAAAGTATAGCATACTGAAAGGTGGCATCACCTTTCTTGTGACTCTGACAATCTTATTTCAAAGCAGTGCTAGGAAACTCCATGTAGTTTCAAAGCAAACAATTAAGTTGAGGATTACAGTAATTGTTTTCAAGTGTTCAGTTCCACATACTGCACACTGTAAAGACACTATTCGCTCTCAACAAAGGGCACTTGACTTTTAGTTCATTCTCCCTTTAGCACTCCTCTTACAGTGATATTGGATAcaaagccattttctttcatAAGGCAATACATGGCAGAATCTAGGATGTAATTTAAGGGGCTCTATTCATATCATAAATTACAAGAAGCCTGCTGAAGCAGTTTATGAATGGCAGTAAAAACCTGAAACTGAATTACATCATTAGAATCATGCACCACATACatgtattattatttataataaagCCCGAAGTATCCCTGTATTTTATAGACAAGAAAGATACCCTAGGACCTTGTGCTAAATAAGAACAGAACTCCCACAGCCTTCTGCTAGCAGATGTGCTCCAATAATGGAATAGAAAACTGATGTTTATGAAGTTActtcataaaggaaaaaaaccaacccaggtCCCTAAGCTTTGGAAAGCACGATGCAACTGCAATGCTTTCTATAAGATCAGTTCCTCATGTCACTCTCTGAGTAACACCTTAGCTCCACATACCAGCAGATTGAATTTGAGGAGGGCACTGAGGATCTCAATTATTTCGGTACATAGAATCTGAGTCCATATTTCAGAGTATTCACATAAATCTGATTTGTGGCAATAGCTGTCAGTTAGATCACTGTCTCTGCTTTTAAATTCTCTGCCTAGTACCAGCAACTAGCACAAGCACTTTAATAGTACAGTTaagcaaagacagaaagaataaGGAAGTTATAGTCTCACAGAAACTGTCTGTGAATGGTCCCAAATCACTTGCTCTCCATTCACTTAAGGATTTAGttccccaaaacaaagcaaagcatgcCCTATATTCAGACTCTAGACATCCGCTTCAGGAAATGGGCTTTGAAAAGGCCAATTAGGCacatatttgcaaatatttttgtgtgaaATCTACTCTCTTTGCCTTTCTACACTGCCAAAATAGGATATAAGGCTGATAAGTGCAGTAATAACCATATCTTTATTGGCCTATGAAAAGGATAATTTTGGAAGCTCAAGCATAAGCTCCCTTGTTTAGAATAAAGTCATCAGGAAAGCTAACTTGGTTTCACAAGTAAGGTTATCAGGAGCAAGCCACATGCAGCCTCCTGGCAACACTGAAAGTGCTTGGAGACAACAGCCATCTAGTTGTTGGGAGGCCTAAAGACCTAAGGGAACCAAACATCTATTTATTACTGGATTTCAGTACCCTGAGCATCAAACCGAAGTTAGTTCTTCTGAAACTGCAAGGCTTAAAGGGCACGTAAAGTTTATTTTATTCCCACATTAACTAAGTAATAGAGTCAAGATATGTAGAAAACTATTTCTGGCCTTTTAAATAATCACATACTTACTTGTCATCAGTAATGCACTGGCAGTGCCAGTGAGCATAACCAGCCTGTTGAGCCACCAATTGGTCTGCTAGGTTCAGCTGAGGCTGCAGCTGGTTTCTGATAAGCAGGAGGAGCTGATGCTCCTCACACATGCGCCAGCCTCTGGAAGAGGAAgagcagtaaggaaggaagagaagaatatCTGTGGTTTATGCTCCAGAATATGGCATACTTTAAAAACTAAGACAATTATATGAGGGAGGTGGGTGAGGAGAGGTACTCATGACTTACCCCCCTGGAAGCTGAAAATGTCTTGAAATTagctccttttcctgcaggaaAGGACAGGGTCTGCCAGAGCCCAGTCTAGTACCCACTACTTTTGCCCTTGAGCAGAGATTTTCCTTTGGATGTGCCAGACCCTATTGGTGACATTTTGAGACGAAAGTGTATGTTCTTTTGTTGTCCATGCTCCTTAAACTCAGTTCTCTCAGACTTTGCTTTCTCTTGCCAAAAGGATGCTCTACCCAGTGCAAAATAGCAAGTCAAATTTAGCATAATTCAGAGTGTAAATTCCCAAGTGAAGACAACGCCCCTTGAGTGTTTATTGCAGAAGTCACTTCTGCTGTCCACACTTATGGCTGACCATGCTTACTTTGCAGGAAGACTAAATTGCTTTGTGTCAGTTTGTTTTTATAGCAAGCTGGCTGTTTATGTTAGCTGTGCTGCAGTAGAAACAGTTTTCCAGTAGAAATGATGGAATGCTATTTCTGCAGTGACTTGGTATTCACTTTACATTCCAAATGGCCTTGTAGCCATGCAGAACTTTTTCTTGGTGAGGTTCTTCCCCTAATGATGAGTAAAGGTATCCATGCCACAGACCAACTAATTGATAGAAGACATTATATAAAGAAATTTTAATGATACcatatttaaacaaacaaacaaacaaaacacaacataTTTCCTGGGAGAGTATGTAAAGCACTTAgctaacagattttttttccaaaatctgtgtattaaacaaacaaattggaATAATTTGGTAACTGAAGGCAAGTCCATTACAAGTAAATACAATGTACAAATGCATGTTTatgtaaaatactttaaaaaaaaacaaaacaaagcttttgttAATCACCATGTACTAAATTAATGTACTAACAGGGTTTAAAGTAATGAGATTGCTTGGCCTGAACTGAGCTTTGGCTGCACTCTTCTTTAAATCCCCTCAGGATCtgtgtgaggaagcagaggaggTCAAGCACATTGCCAAATCCTTGCTTGCTAGCGCAGGCAACTGGGTTGTGTAATGTCAGTTTTGTACTTGAAGATTTTGAACCTGTTAGGAGTTATAAAGAGAGCACGCTCTGGATTTGAGGCAGGAAGAGTAGGAGACCTCATCCATCTCTGAGGAAGAAATCCATGTGGAAAGTGTGACTGCGGATAAGTGGAGAGGCTTTGTTATTTTGACTGCTGGTGGTGGGACAGGGTGCAGAAAACAGTGACTGCCATCACTGACATCTGTGTTGCACTGGCACGTGGTCTTGGGACATACCTGGGGTACCATTGGGGGTGACACAGGGCACATAAATGTAGCATGCTTGAATTCCAGAGGCCTAAAAGAGAAGGTAGATTTCTAattcaggaaacatttttttttttttttaatgcaaaagcactttgggggaGCCATTACTTTTTGAATGTTTCCTCTTTTGAAAACACACCTGTCTAGGAATGTTTGTATTTTGAATATGCTAGCCGTGATCTTAGCTCTTTGAGTACATATACTTAGGTATAGGGATCTTATGTGGGggaaaaatgcagtttggaAAGTAACCAATATGACATATCTCAAAgacatttgaaaaaaatgtaatttcttctgATTTGGGGCATATCCCCTCCTTATACAAAGTGTTGCCTATCAAACTCATAAGCATATGAATTTCTTTGACTATACTATTGTTCAATCTGCCTGTTCATAACTCAGCTTCTTATTCCATTACAATGCTTGAATGATTCACATAGAGTGTTTCCAATCCACTTTTCCTATCTTGTGAAACTTTTTAACGAAATGTTAGCATTTGCAGGCACCAGATGTTTTGACATAAGGAGAAGCAATATGTAAATTTTAATCCATGCTAGGAACAATAGCCTGGAGGCACCTTTTTCTTATTACATGAATCATATACTTAACCACAATGTGGTGGATTATATCAAAATCATCACCACCCTGAATATAGAACACTTGTCTTGTGGTTGCCAATTAATGAAACTGATATATATTTATCTTGATGGGTACCGGTGATTTAACCAATAAGCCTTAGCATACTtcactgctgcagcctcctTTATAATTAGACTTTTGGTCTGATTATTATCACAATTTCATACATTTTCCTCTGATCTCCCATTGGTTGACAGTGCAAATGATGCTGACATTAAATCTGTCTGCCGATTGCAAATATCACTACTTTTAATCAAGCAGTGTATCACATAGTGCTTATTTAAATCCCTGAAATaacttttgattttattttctgatgctGTTTATTTAATCATTAAGTGAGTCTGCAACAGGCTTAGCATTGCCTTTCTTCAAAGTGAACTGAGGGCCCTTAGTCCCTCACAAAGAAGCTGAGTACCTTTTATGATCAAATCCTAAGTGcataataaatatgtaaaaaagcaaagcttctTTCCATAGTTAATCACTGaactttaaataatatttataataaaattctgttttaataCTGATAGGGGTGTCTTAATGACTTCATGAAATAAAGAGCCTGGAGAACATCTTTGTTACGAATAGAAAGTTTATCTGATGTACACAAACAATGAGCAATATTTTACATGAAACAATGAACTATTACAAACCTATAgctgaaaaatatgtattactACTCAACTACTTTTGAATTATTTCATGCACAGAAAGCACCAAATGTCTTCTAAAGAAAGCAGCACTTTTTATATTAGGAATTCAAAATTTAATCTGAATCCTTACTTATTTCATTAAGTAAGAGTATCTTTTAATGCCAAATGCTACCTAATTATCGgctttagaaaatgttttacatCTCAAAATACAATATTCTGTTTATCCTAGATTGTCTGGGGAACATCTAGTACATTAAAAGGTTTTTGTACAGCATCTTAGTGATTTAACTGATATCATGCCTGCTAGCAATTTTGCAGCATTCTGAAAACACTTTCTATAAATCAAAGCCTTAGCAGCAGGAATAAGCAGATGGCAGGAGACCATATTAAAGAATGtatcaattatttttattaatgggAGACTACTGGATCATGATGTATCATAATGGACTAAATGTTTAGCAGTTGTGAAGTGTTTTGCCTGTTAGGTATCTCAGATGTTCTTAGCGGATGTTATTATATTGTCTTGTGATGGCATTCTTTGAGGGATCGAATAGTGAAGTATCACAAGGGACATATAAAGagatgttttaatttcagtCCTTTAATTGTATTCATATAATAGATATAAAATACTAGTAtgtagaaaatgtaattttaaaaaagattgCATGTACAATACATAATAAAGTACATTCTGTCTGCATACAATGACTTAGAAAACAAGATACTATATGGTTAGCAATGAAAAATAgcaattattataaaaatattctacGGTCTCATAATAGCAATGTAAATGCATTTACTTATCTAAGAGActtaacataattttaaattacaataaTTTTACATCCTCCATTCATATATACAGCCTTATTAAAGTCAAAAGATATTATAATAACAATGTTCTTATTAAGATTAAATGATTGAATTATAGTTATTTTACTATATAAAGCAACTGTGTTCCTGTTTGTTAAAACTGTTTGCACTTACTGTATCTTTTCACACTATTCACACCATGCACAATGAAATAATTTAGTTTTCTGTTCTTAGTATAGCATCTATATCCATTTCATGAATTAAACAGAATGTTAATACTTCAGCTCCCTTTCCTTTTGTATAAGTATCAGTCCGCTGTTTTGTGTATTCTGTAAGAGTATGTCCACCAGCTTTGAAACAGCTGCTactgaaaacaagcaagaacTCCTCATTTAATACATCTTGACAAAAATAGCCTGTTCCCCTCACCCCCTGCCCTTCTTGAGGTCAGACTCTTGTTAAGTCTTTAAATTCTTGTCCAGGCCCAGAGCTACAGACATATATGCATCTCTTTCACGAGATTTCATTAAACAGATATCTGTAGGAAACAGCTAAAAAGTATGTTTTGCATGCACCACATTTCAATAAAGCCCTCATGGACAGCAAAGAAATTCTGCATGAGGAAGGATGTCAGGATTTGGCCCTGTAGCTGTGAAATCACTTTCCTCTGTGCAAACTGACAGGActgtgctttgctctgctctgctctgctttcctctcaCAGTCCTCTCACCTTAACAGCAGCCTCACCAAACCTCGGATGGGAGAGAGAGTGCTTACTCCAAGAAGTCTGGGATACGGTTACCAGCACACATATCTAAATACCTTTAATACCACCTATTCACACCTTGAATGTCATAGATTACTGTTTCTTACACCCTGTACTACCATTTAAAGGATGATGCTGTAATACAGGTTATAGTTTAAATACCAACTTATGATGACTTCCTACTGGAAAAATCATAATGTTAGTGAAACAACATTGCCATAATACACAGCCACAGGTATGAATACATTTAGTGTTTTGGGCAAGGGGGGTGGGGAGCTTTGTATGAATGAAGACAGCTTGAATATGTTTAGATGCAATACATGTTAATACAACATATTGCAAAAGGAGCATTCACTGTCTTCTGTTAAGTTTctcatgcaggaaaaaaaaaagtctggtGCTTCAGACTGAAGCAATTGTCAGAAGAATGAAAATCGACTTTAAAAAATTTAGTGGATGTGCTATACTGTTTTTTTTAGAACAGTGCTTATAAAAGTGATGAAATTCAGGATGTTATTTAAAGTCAATATAGTTCAGAAGTATGGTCTAGCTCCCATGTAAAAGTTCAATGGGAAAATCATGTAATACattcatatttaatttctttttcttcgtTATGAGCAATCCACACTGGTGTATTTAAAACTAATGTAGTAGAAACTGCAGTACAAGGACAAATGGCATTTGATATCAACCAAGTATCCCGTCTTTTCATCAGCTGAAATGGACAACATACATCCTACGGTAGACATAATGTGAGCATAAATGTTACTTTTAACTCATCATATCTTATATTCAAATGTCAATATTAAATAGTCCTTGTTAAAACTAAGCGGTTCCTCTTTTAATGACCTTAATTTACAGAAGCAGCCAATTAAAATGCTGATCAATCTTATGTTTAATTACCTTTGGTTAATACCCATTTGTTTTTCCATCCATTTCCTCCATGCTactaaagaagagaaaattagAAGAACCCtatttgttgttattatttttaaccgTGCAATGGAAGCGTACGGTAGCCTGTTCTGAGGGTCAGGTGTTGGCCTGTCTGGGAAGCAACATAATCATAACAAGAAGATCAGTACTGTTCTGTTCAGTTTACATCTGAGTAATTTGCACAGGCTTATAGAAATCCTTGATTTTCCTAAAAAACATATATTCTTGTGAAACTGCATACTCCGTCATCTTTCATAGCCATCCAGATGTAATTTCTTATCCCACTGCTAAATTGCCAGTTAAGAAACTATCATGACACCAGCATGGTTGGTCACGAACGGGCTGTGGCCTTAGCGTAACACAAGCCTCACAAGGACTGTAAGGAGGAGTTACCAATAACAGAagagacaaaaggaagaaataattgtTCTGTTTTTGGATAATAtgcttaaatacatttaaaatgttcatgAAAACAACAATCCACTTTAATCTCTTCTTGCTCTTTCCAGTCATGTGACACTTCAGGGGTGTGAGGCAGGCTCAGCGACAGCAAAATTAATGCACACTTTTGAAACATATTTTGAATTGTTAAAGAACTCCCTAATGTGATCTTTTGGCTTTGGTTGAGGAAGAGATGTGAAGAACCTGTGCCAGCTTATTTTCCCATGTCTTAATATTACAATTAGAATGAACGCACTTAATGTCCTCCAGGAACATGTATCACTCTCCAGAATTTCACTATGCATAGAAATTATATGCTTTCTATCTGCCTCCTAACTGCCAAGCCTTTACTGAGTCATCAAAACACGTTTTCTGAGCACCCCCTCCCAGCAAGCTAGTTACAGGAAGCAGTGCATCACATCAACACTCCTTCAGTTTGAAAAGTCttccttttcagcttttctgtagTGAATCCAAAGTcaaatctgaaattaaattctCTTTGTCTCAAGTGTATGCAATGGGAATCTTGtaatttccttccattttcaaatgcataaaAAGCATATGTATGGATAAAGTAGAGTCCCTTTGGATAAACCTTACCGTACTGCCAAAGGACACTGAAAGCATTGCCTAGAAGCACACTGCTGTGTCTCTGAATTCTGATCTCTTCCACACATAAAGGGACACAGTTTTAATATTCTTGGAATAAGCAGCTGACATAGCACTGCGACCAGCAGTGCTTGTTTTAAATTGTGTTAATTGTAACCCAAAGTATCTTTGTGGAGTCTTGTGCATCCATGCAGTCTTTCTGCTGAAATGTCATGTCCTTTGCTGTCTTAGTTCATTTTAGTCTCTGTCATTATGTTAGTTTCCATTTTACTTCTGTATTATTAAAACATATATTAcaagtctgggtttttttctacaaatgaaattttaaaaaaaatggaattccaTGGAAAGCTTAAtagattttctgcttttaaagagaaGCCTACACAATTTAAATTTCATGCTCACTTCACTTGTGTGAAAGCATTGCCAtctgtttctttcagattttaaaacctGTAAAATCTCTACAGTTCCCAGCTTAAATAGTCCCCTGTTGCTTCATGTTTTGCAGAATTTTTAGTTAtatagaaaaaagaattaagcaAATTACTAAAACTCATGTTTATAGCAGAGAAAAGTGAACCCAGATTGAAGAGAGAGTTTGAATACACTTTTGTAACATGGGCAATCCTTTTGTGGCAACCATTTTCATAGTGCTGTAAAACGTCATGGAATGACAGTAAAAACGTTCCCAGTGAAGAAAGATTTGTGCAAATGTCATCTGTGAAGAGAGGGTATAAATTTGGAGCAAAGTGATATGAGTTCATGTCCATCTCATTTTCCTGTGAAGTAAGGGCTGATTTAAAACCCTTGTCATGTAGTAACTTATCTTCACAGTGGCTCTCATTTGTATATAAAATAAGCACAAACACCATGCTTAAGTACAACTCAGTCTTTTAGAGAAGTATGAGGACCTTTCTGATTTTATAAATCATCTCCATCATCTGTGCTAAAgctgcttctcctgctgctctcttttGATGCAGCTGGGGATGTGGAGGACAAGAGTGGGTCTGTTCCAAATGGAGACACCGTATCATCCAGTAAAATTTCTTCTAGTCGTTGCTCTTCTTTTAAAGCTGCACTGAAGGATAAATCTGTGAAGTGTGAAAGCGGATCGGAAAAGGCTGTAGATCCATCACAAACATCAGAATTTTGCTCATGTGCTAGAGGCATTTGTTGAGAGTAGTCTACAGAGTTCTCCTCTGGATAAGACTGTTGCTTGATGACCTGTGCAGCTAAATCAACAGCACTGAGTGAAGATACGACTGGAAGGCCATGTGCACGTGCCTGGATCTCTAGTTCCtaatatttcaaacaaaaacaattagaaaattaatttaagacAAAACAGTGTCTTCAGAACTACTGCAATAAGTATACATATCATACAAACAATTTAATGATACTTTTGTTCCAGTTGTGaggctatttttaaaatatgaaattgcTAATCTATGAAAATTTGCTACTaaaagtgtttttatttctcctctggTTGTTAAGCAACTGTCCTATGGGAATATTAAAGATAAGACAGCCTCTCTAAAACTATTGCATACTGAGCCCAATAAAGGTGACAGCAAAATGTTGCAACTTTCTAATTAGTTATTCACAGTCGTCCAGAGAAACAGGAGATACTTTACTTGATGATGCTtattatatacacacatatatgtaaaaCATCACATATAAGATGATTGATTTTATGTCTGTCTATCCATCTCATCTTCAAATGTGTCTATAATCAAATCTTGCATTTCAAGCCATGTAAggctatattctgctgtttCATGTCACAGGCAGATATAACATGGCACACTATACCCAAGAAAGTATAACATTTGAAATGATTacagagggaaaatgaaaatattgaagGGAATTTTGTGTCCAGTATTGgtttatttattgtattttttgcTGCACGGACATacttttttgcttccttttttgtctttctttggctCTAATGCATAAGAAACCAGGACAATAAGGAACTTGTTTCTACAAACACTTTACTAACTTCATTAACTTTCCAGGTATTCATTTATATAAGGTCTAATTATCAAATGAATTTCCTAGAAATCTCAAAACTACTCCCTCCCCAATATACACTGCAATAAATAGGGAAAGTCAATTTATTCTTAATAAATACCATTTGGTGGAAAAGGATATAGGTTAATAAAATTTGATGAGGAATAAGTACTGAGAAAGCTTTGTAGTTCATGGCAACGCTCTTATACAAACCTGAATTCGGAGCAGAAGTCTTCTGTTAGCATGCTCTAATTTCTTTTGCCTGTGTTCTAATTCTCTGGCTCTCTGTTGTTCTTTTTGTAGCCACTTGATGTACTCCactgatgcttttaaaatagttcCTTTGTTCCAGCGCATATCACTGCAGAATGTAGAGATAACCTTTTCACAATTGTGCATGTCAGCAGAATTCATAAGAACTTACAAAATCTTTTACATTAATATGAAATAATGATTTACATGACTATTATTCACTCTTAGATATTATTGCTTCTGAATGGAAATTTTAATAGAATAGTTAAGAAGCCCTTATATAGTAAAATTAATCCCAGAATGAAAATAAGTGTCAAAAGAAAGTAATAAAGTGACTTTTTGTGGGAGAGCTAAATGCAATATCATGATTCTACCATTacagtttttatatttttagtgaaaattgcttttattattaACTCTAAGATTAAAATCTATGTGCAGTATTTCTGCATTAATGAACTAGGAAATATACATCACTGAGGACTTAAGCCTAAATTTTTAAAGATCATTTTGAATATACTACTCCTTTTACCTGACTTGCTAATGAGGTTGCTTTTATGcttgtggagaaaaaaatggtCTGTGCTGAATGTGACTCCTCATTGATGACAAATCACACTTGCATAACTATAATGTCTATGGAATGACAGAAATCCCGTTCAAAAATCTTGAAACAATATAAACCAAGTTAAAACCCACAGCTACATGCAGACCCTGACTCCATAGAAAAGccttgcagaaaacaaaaaaaagattacACCTGTCCATCATTCAGGAAATCATGGTTTAATTCCACCTTACAAGCAGTCTTACTAACAACAATACACTTGTTCAAATGGATCTGTTTCAAGGACTTTCATGTACACATTTATTAACTTTCCATGTATTCCTTTATGTAAGGTCTTGGACTCCTTGGA
The sequence above is a segment of the Lathamus discolor isolate bLatDis1 chromosome 1, bLatDis1.hap1, whole genome shotgun sequence genome. Coding sequences within it:
- the TFEC gene encoding transcription factor EC gives rise to the protein MPPISDIGTPESPVTKLLALGGEHENAMEEVIEDIINMESSFNDEGIGCSETPLLMQRTLSSSILDIYNSDQGMAPANMGLTNACPANLPVKRELTEADTRAMAKERQKKDNHNLIERRRRYNINYRIKELGTLIPKSNDPDMRWNKGTILKASVEYIKWLQKEQQRARELEHRQKKLEHANRRLLLRIQELEIQARAHGLPVVSSLSAVDLAAQVIKQQSYPEENSVDYSQQMPLAHEQNSDVCDGSTAFSDPLSHFTDLSFSAALKEEQRLEEILLDDTVSPFGTDPLLSSTSPAASKESSRRSSFSTDDGDDL